GGCAATTCACAATTAGACGCTATTATCCAATCGGGACAGGACAGAATCAATGCACAAATTGAAAATCTAGCCGTTGGCTCTTATGAATGGTGGCTCAGAATTTGTCAACAAGCACCCGGTACAATTCCTGCGTTAGGTGTAATGTTTTTGGAACCAAGACTTGCTGGTATTGTCGCAAACGAAACTGCTTTTGCCCCTGAATACTATGCAGGAACTAATATGCATTACCTGTCAACGTTTCAGTATTTTTTACATCCCAAAACTCCTCTAGAGCCTTATGTAGTAAACCAAGAGTTGATGACAGACATTATTCATAAAAATCATATTGGGTATTTGGTTTGGGGAAATGTAGTTGGGAATAAAATTCGAGAATTAAATTGGCATACTAATCGAACCAATGGAAATTCTACATTCTCTAATTCCGTTCAAATGAATCTTATGGTGGCACTTGCAAAAATAAAAGCAAAATACCAAGCAAGACTAGCATTACTGAATTCACAACAGACAGGAAAAAGTGCCCTAATTAATGAAAGGGTTAATACCATTGAAAGTAGAATTTCAGAAATCCAAGAACTAGAAAGACAAAGATTAGAAGAAGAAAGACTTGTTAGAGAAGCTGCAGAAAGGGAAGCCGCAATATTAGCAGCTACCGAAGCACAGAGAAGAGCAGACGCCCTACGCAGACAGGAAGAAGAAAGAAGAATTCAAGCTGAGGAAGCTGCTGTTAGGGCGCAACGTGACTTAGAACAATTAGGTTTACTTTTTGCCTGTTTTGCATTTGGAGCGTGCGGATAATGAATGCTATTGTTTTAAAAAAGGAAAGAAGAAAAAGATATGCAAGACCAATCTCTATACTTTGGGTAGGTGCGTTATTATGCTTTCTGCCAGTTATAAATTTTTATATAATTTTAAAAGAACTGAAAACGGGTAATATTAGTTTGCCTCTGTTTTTTAGTTTATTGACTTCACTACAAATTACTCTTTTATTACTACCTTTGCCTATTGGTATTGGTTTATTAATGATCAAAAAATGGGCGTGGTGGGCAATCTTAATTTACTTTCCTATTTTAATCGTATATGATTTTTTGTTGTTAGTTTCAAATAGTTCTCTTTTTAACTTTGGAGTTTTATTTAGAACTATTTTAGGTTTTGGGCTAATCGTATTTATCCTTCGAAAAAATATTTCAGCTCCTTATTTTAAACTTTATCCCAGAGGATGGCGCGGTGAAAAAAGAAATCCAATCGAGGTAAATGTTGTCTTGGATGATAAAGAATTCAAAACCAAAGATATTAGCTCGAACGGTATATACCTTGATTGGAAAGACTGTGATAAAAATCTTGGGGATGAAGTTGTATTGGAATTTAAAGAAGATATTAGTTTAGTACCACGAACCACAAAAGCCGGAATCGTTCGAATCGATGAGACTGGAGTAGGATTGGCTTTTAGGAAATAAGTGTTTAAGAAGTGAAACTAATTCATGAAACAGGATAGGTTCTAATTCAGCAGGTTTTCGCAAAATA
This sequence is a window from Leptospiraceae bacterium. Protein-coding genes within it:
- a CDS encoding PilZ domain-containing protein, with amino-acid sequence MNAIVLKKERRKRYARPISILWVGALLCFLPVINFYIILKELKTGNISLPLFFSLLTSLQITLLLLPLPIGIGLLMIKKWAWWAILIYFPILIVYDFLLLVSNSSLFNFGVLFRTILGFGLIVFILRKNISAPYFKLYPRGWRGEKRNPIEVNVVLDDKEFKTKDISSNGIYLDWKDCDKNLGDEVVLEFKEDISLVPRTTKAGIVRIDETGVGLAFRK